Proteins encoded by one window of Melopsittacus undulatus isolate bMelUnd1 chromosome 21, bMelUnd1.mat.Z, whole genome shotgun sequence:
- the ATP5MC2 gene encoding ATP synthase F(0) complex subunit C2, mitochondrial → MYACAKFLSTPALVRRSPRVLCQPLSASVLSSPEARTEQAPAGTHRAIQTSAAHRDIDTAAKFIGAGAATVGVAGSGAGIGTVFGSLIIGYARNPSLKQQLFSYAILGFALSEAMGLFCLMVAFLILFAM, encoded by the exons ATGTACGCCTGTGCAAAGTTCCTCTCCACTCCTGCACTA GTGAGGAGGAGCCCACGGGTGCTGTGCCAGCCTCTCTCTGCCTCTGTGCTGAGCAGCCCTGAAGCCCGGACGGAGCAG GCACCAGCGGGCACCCACCGGGCCATCCAGACGAGCGCAGCCCACCGGGACATCGACACGGCCGCCAAGTTCATCGGTGCCGGTGCTGCCACGGTGGGGGTGGCCGGTTCTGGCGCTGGCATCGGCACCGTCTTTGGCAGCCTCATCATTGGCTATGCGAG GAACCCTTCGCTCAAACAGCAGCTCTTCTCCTATGCCATCTTGGGCTTCGCCCTCTCCGAGGCCATGGGGCTCTTCTGCCTCATGGTGGCCTTCCTTATCCTCTTTGCCATGTGA